A single genomic interval of Amblyraja radiata isolate CabotCenter1 chromosome 3, sAmbRad1.1.pri, whole genome shotgun sequence harbors:
- the LOC116971585 gene encoding solute carrier family 43 member 3-like, whose protein sequence is MSMKTELCTLYTLISIRHSTRFRMVGCSEGTAVSERLADMQSAVLSLTITVTLSVTFTVCAAIPVLEVQYLTFILQTVNRAFLYGGLHTYIVITFPLCHYGKTLGMTLALAAVVSLLQYPCFILVNGPLQGNPLYLNIALVTLSYDHPINVYFYCRREIRRRILEATPVPAQQ, encoded by the exons ATGTCGATGAAGACAGAGTTGTGCACGTTGTATACATTGATTTcaataaggcattcgacaagattCCGCATGGTCGGCTGCTCTGAAG GCACGGCTGTCTCTGAGAGACTGGCGGACATGCAATCCGCGGTGCTGTCTCTCACCATTACCGTCACGTTATCTGTCACCTTCACGGTGTGCGCCGCCATCCccgtattggaggttcagtaccTGACCTTCATCCTGCAAACTGTCAACCGCGCCTTCCTTTACGGCGGACTCCATACGTACATCGTCATTAC GTTCCCTCTGTGTCACTATGGGAAAACCTTGGGGATGACGCTGGCTCTGGCAGCCGTGGTCTCTCTGCTCCAGTATCCCTGCTTTATCCTCGTCAATGGACCTTTGCAGGGAAACCCATTGTAC TTAAACATCGCACTGGTAACATTGAGTTATGACCATCCAATCAATGTGTATTTCTACTGCCGACGGGAAATCCGTAGACGGATACTCGAAGCCACACCAGTTCCTGCCCAACAATGA